One window of the Gambusia affinis linkage group LG13, SWU_Gaff_1.0, whole genome shotgun sequence genome contains the following:
- the atoh7 gene encoding protein atonal homolog 7 — protein sequence MKSLRSPSCSDSGSESSEPDSKTPEKFESATRRRMAANARERKRMQGLNTAFDRLRKVVPQWGQDKKLSKYETLQMALSYIVALNRILTDPRRPAAPHRQWLDLQLDVMQPESYSCLMRYEHPAGQEYVHSNFSYEFDGHHVHA from the coding sequence ATGAAATCCCTTCGAAGTCCCAGCTGCAGCGACTCCGGATCCGAATCCTCGGAGCCGGATTCGAAGACTCCGGAGAAATTCGAGTCCGCCACCCGGCGGCGGATGGCGGCCAACGCCcgggagaggaagaggatgcaGGGGCTGAACACGGCCTTCGACCGCCTGCGGAAGGTGGTTCCGCAGTGGGGCCAGGACAAGAAACTGTCCAAGTATGAAACCCTGCAGATGGCCCTCAGCTACATCGTGGCCCTCAACAGGATCCTGACTGACCCCCGGAGGCCCGCGGCCCCCCACCGGCAGTGGCTGGACCTGCAGTTGGATGTCATGCAGCCGGAAAGTTACTCATGCCTGATGAGGTACGAGCATCCGGCAGGACAGGAGTACGTCCACTCGAACTTTTCTTATGAGTTCGACGGCCATCACGTCCATGCGTAA